The following are from one region of the Actinoplanes sp. L3-i22 genome:
- a CDS encoding polysaccharide lyase 8 family protein: MADPLSRRTVLLSGLAAGGALLAAEPARAAAATDFDTVRLQWFDTLIGSYDLADPVVAAYVTDTAATAQALWSSLNTASGRTYLWSDLDSGTVSAVQRNNAGRLRTLALAYRSRGSALAGNPDLKNDLASALDWFLAQKYGPSVHSYDNWWDWQIGIPLALNDVCVALHDQIGAARVATAMAAIAHYAPDPTVTGGAVSTGANRNWACAIAIVRGALSGDAATIAGAKNAIADVFTYATGGDGFYPDGGFIQHAYFPYTGGYGISLLQYLTYAMLATRGTPWAFTAPRISEIYDWTQRNYRPWIYGGAMMDMVRGRGLSRFYETDHRQGRLTVATLLQLAEVLPAARAGTVRAQCKGWMAADGFFAYDSAPIEQVRLASIVLGRAVLADPSVAAVGESTETVVATSVARAVHRRPGFAYAVAMDSSTIKPYESANNENLKGWYTSEGAVYVYLPAQPGHWTNQYWPTADKYRVPGTTVDTRTLALGAGRGSTNTWTGGALLDGNAALGMGLSFAVQTLTAKKSWLCAGDVIVCLGAGITSTDGNTVETIVEQRNIGPDGATVPIVDGAAALSPPSGTPTTLNPRWIWIPKAGGYVFPAGTALKATRADRTGRWTDLDHRGVYDDATSYTRRFITLWYDHGVSPSGASYAYLQLPGATQAATAAAAGSTDLAVVANSTAVQAVRRASDGLTLANFWSGAAPKTAGITVDRPVSVVLSRSGGELAVAVSDPTRRLGGPVTVTIDGAATGTISADPGIEVLATSPAVRLSIDLDGTAGRSQVARFSL, translated from the coding sequence ATGGCCGACCCGCTCTCCCGCCGGACCGTCCTGCTCAGCGGCCTCGCGGCCGGCGGCGCGCTGCTCGCGGCCGAGCCCGCGCGGGCCGCCGCGGCCACCGACTTCGACACGGTACGTCTGCAGTGGTTCGACACGCTCATCGGAAGCTACGACCTCGCCGACCCGGTCGTCGCGGCCTACGTCACCGACACGGCGGCGACCGCCCAGGCGCTCTGGTCGAGCCTGAACACCGCGAGCGGCCGCACCTACCTCTGGTCCGACCTGGACAGCGGCACGGTCTCGGCGGTCCAGCGCAACAACGCCGGACGGCTCCGCACGCTGGCGCTCGCCTACCGGTCCCGGGGATCGGCGCTGGCCGGCAACCCGGATCTGAAGAACGACCTGGCCTCGGCGCTGGACTGGTTCCTCGCGCAGAAGTACGGCCCGTCGGTGCACTCCTACGACAACTGGTGGGACTGGCAGATCGGCATCCCGCTCGCGCTCAACGACGTCTGCGTGGCCCTGCACGACCAGATCGGCGCCGCGCGGGTGGCCACGGCGATGGCCGCGATCGCGCACTACGCCCCGGATCCCACGGTCACCGGCGGCGCGGTGTCGACCGGGGCCAACCGCAACTGGGCCTGCGCGATCGCGATCGTCCGCGGGGCGCTGAGCGGCGACGCGGCGACCATCGCGGGCGCCAAGAACGCGATCGCCGACGTCTTCACGTACGCCACCGGCGGCGACGGGTTCTATCCCGACGGCGGGTTCATCCAGCACGCGTACTTTCCGTACACCGGCGGTTATGGCATCTCGCTGCTGCAGTACCTGACCTACGCGATGCTCGCCACGCGGGGGACGCCGTGGGCGTTCACCGCGCCGCGGATCTCCGAGATCTACGACTGGACCCAGCGGAACTACCGCCCGTGGATCTACGGCGGCGCGATGATGGACATGGTCCGCGGGCGGGGCCTGTCCCGGTTCTACGAGACCGATCATCGCCAGGGGCGGCTCACCGTGGCGACACTTCTGCAGCTCGCCGAGGTGCTGCCGGCGGCGCGGGCGGGCACGGTGCGAGCGCAGTGCAAGGGGTGGATGGCCGCGGACGGGTTCTTCGCGTACGACTCCGCGCCGATCGAGCAGGTGCGGCTCGCGTCGATCGTCCTCGGGCGCGCGGTGCTGGCCGACCCGTCCGTCGCGGCGGTGGGGGAGTCGACGGAGACCGTGGTGGCGACCTCGGTCGCGCGGGCCGTGCACCGCCGTCCCGGATTCGCCTACGCGGTGGCGATGGACAGCAGCACGATCAAGCCGTACGAGAGCGCCAACAACGAGAACCTCAAGGGCTGGTACACCAGCGAGGGCGCGGTGTACGTGTACCTGCCGGCGCAGCCCGGGCACTGGACGAACCAGTACTGGCCGACCGCCGACAAGTACCGCGTCCCGGGCACCACCGTCGACACCAGGACGCTCGCGCTCGGCGCCGGCCGCGGCTCGACGAACACCTGGACCGGCGGCGCCCTGCTGGACGGGAACGCGGCGCTCGGGATGGGGCTGTCCTTCGCGGTGCAGACGCTCACCGCGAAGAAGTCCTGGCTCTGCGCCGGTGACGTGATCGTCTGCCTCGGCGCCGGCATCACCAGCACCGACGGCAACACCGTCGAGACGATCGTCGAGCAGCGCAACATCGGCCCGGACGGCGCCACCGTCCCGATCGTCGACGGCGCCGCCGCCCTGTCCCCGCCGAGCGGCACCCCCACCACGCTGAACCCGCGCTGGATCTGGATCCCGAAGGCCGGCGGGTACGTGTTCCCGGCCGGCACCGCCCTCAAGGCGACCCGCGCCGACCGCACCGGCAGGTGGACCGACCTGGACCACCGCGGCGTCTACGACGACGCGACGTCCTACACCCGCCGGTTCATCACCCTCTGGTACGACCACGGCGTCAGCCCGAGCGGCGCGAGCTACGCCTACCTTCAGCTGCCGGGCGCCACCCAGGCCGCGACCGCGGCGGCGGCCGGCTCGACCGACCTCGCCGTGGTGGCGAACTCGACCGCGGTGCAGGCGGTGCGCCGCGCGAGCGACGGCCTGACGCTGGCCAACTTCTGGAGCGGCGCCGCGCCGAAGACCGCCGGGATCACGGTGGACCGGCCGGTCTCGGTCGTGCTGAGCCGGTCGGGCGGCGAGCTCGCGGTCGCGGTGAGCGACCCGACCCGGCGACTCGGCGGCCCGGTCACCGTCACGATCGACGGCGCGGCGACCGGGACGATCTCCGCCGACCCCGGCATCGAGGTGCTGG